A window from Mastomys coucha isolate ucsf_1 unplaced genomic scaffold, UCSF_Mcou_1 pScaffold2, whole genome shotgun sequence encodes these proteins:
- the LOC116097926 gene encoding CCN family member 2-like: MPASIAGPISLALVLLALSTRPATGQDCSAQCQCAAEAAPRCLAGVSLVLDGCGCCRVCAKQLGELCTERDPCDPHKGLFCDFGSPANRKIGVCTAKDGAPCVFGGSVYRSGESFQSSCKYQCTCLDGAVGCVPLCSMDVRLPNSSVPYMEKMFKY, from the exons ATGCCCGCCTCCATCGCCGGTCCCATCAGCCTCGCCTTGGTGCTCCTCGCCCTCTCCACCCGG CCTGCTACCGGCCAGGACTGCAGCGCGCAGTGTCAGTGCGCAGCCGAAGCGGCGCCGCGCTGCCTCGCCGGCGTGAGCCTTGTGCTGGACGGATGCGGCTGCTGCCGTGTCTGCGCCAAGCAGCTGGGAGAACTGTGCACGGAGCGTGACCCCTGTGACCCACACAAAGGCCTCTTCTGCGATTTCGGCTCCCCCGCCAACCGCAAGATCGGCGTGTGCACTG CCAAAGATGGTGCACCCTGTGTCTTCGGTGGGTCTGTGTACCGCAGCGGTGAGTCCTTCCAAAGCAGCTGCAAATACCAATGCACTTGCCTGGATGGGGCTGTGGGCTGCGTACCCCTGTGCAGCATGGACGTGCGCCTGCCCA